Proteins encoded within one genomic window of Streptomyces sp. NBC_00523:
- a CDS encoding dihydrolipoamide acetyltransferase family protein, with product MAQVLEFRLPDLGEGLTEAEIVRWLVEVGDVVAIDQPVVEVETAKAMVEVPCPYGGVVTARFGDEGAELPVGAPLLTVAVGSPVESAGGGADADSGTDSGSGNVLVGYGTGAPPVRRRRVRPEGLKAAVAVSVAPAEAAAPAPTPEPAPALGPVAVVSPLVRRLARQHDLDLRRLAGSGPDGLILRADVESAIRSAAEAPVPEPAASSSSPAGERVALRGVRGAVADKLSRSRREIPDATCWVDADATELMAVRAAMNGAAGAGAPKVSVLALLARICTAALARYPELNSTVDQEAREIVRLPQVHLGFAAQTDRGLVVPVVRDAHARTTESIGAEIARLTEAARTGALTPAELTGGTFTLNNYGVFGVDGSTPIINHPEAAMLGVGRIVPKPWVHEGELAVRQVVQLSLTFDHRVCDGGTAGGFLRYVADCVEQPALLLRSV from the coding sequence ATGGCTCAGGTTCTTGAGTTCAGGCTTCCGGATCTCGGCGAGGGGCTGACCGAGGCGGAGATCGTGCGCTGGCTGGTGGAGGTCGGGGACGTCGTCGCCATCGACCAGCCGGTGGTGGAGGTGGAGACCGCCAAGGCGATGGTGGAGGTGCCCTGCCCGTACGGGGGTGTGGTGACCGCCCGCTTCGGCGACGAGGGCGCCGAGCTTCCGGTGGGGGCGCCGCTGCTGACCGTGGCCGTCGGATCGCCCGTGGAATCAGCCGGGGGAGGTGCGGACGCGGATTCCGGTACGGATTCCGGGTCCGGGAACGTGCTGGTGGGGTACGGGACCGGGGCGCCGCCGGTGCGGCGTCGGCGGGTCCGGCCGGAGGGGCTGAAGGCGGCGGTCGCCGTGTCCGTGGCGCCCGCCGAGGCTGCGGCCCCGGCCCCCACGCCCGAGCCCGCCCCCGCGCTCGGGCCGGTCGCGGTCGTGTCCCCGCTGGTCCGCAGGCTCGCGCGGCAGCACGATCTGGACCTGCGCCGGCTCGCCGGGTCGGGGCCCGACGGGCTGATCCTGCGCGCCGACGTCGAGTCCGCGATCCGGTCGGCCGCCGAGGCGCCCGTCCCGGAGCCCGCCGCTTCCTCCTCCTCCCCCGCCGGTGAGCGGGTCGCGCTGCGCGGCGTACGGGGAGCGGTCGCCGACAAGCTGTCCCGCAGCCGACGGGAGATCCCCGACGCCACCTGCTGGGTCGACGCCGATGCGACCGAGCTGATGGCGGTGCGCGCCGCGATGAACGGCGCCGCCGGGGCCGGTGCGCCCAAGGTGTCGGTGCTCGCCCTTCTCGCCCGCATCTGCACGGCGGCCCTGGCCCGTTACCCGGAGCTGAACTCCACGGTGGACCAGGAGGCGCGCGAGATCGTCCGGCTGCCGCAGGTCCACCTCGGATTCGCGGCGCAGACCGACCGGGGCCTGGTGGTCCCCGTCGTCCGGGACGCTCACGCCCGCACCACGGAGTCGATCGGCGCCGAGATCGCCCGGCTGACCGAGGCGGCCAGAACGGGCGCGCTGACGCCGGCCGAGCTGACCGGCGGCACGTTCACGCTCAACAACTACGGGGTCTTCGGGGTCGACGGCTCGACGCCGATCATCAACCACCCCGAGGCCGCGATGCTGGGTGTCGGCCGGATTGTTCCCAAGCCATGGGTGCACGAGGGCGAGCTCGCCGTGCGTCAGGTCGTCCAGCTGTCCCTGACCTTCGATCACCGGGTCTGCGACGGCGGTACCGCCGGGGGCTTCCTGCGGTACGTGGCGGACTGCGTGGAACAGCCGGCGCTGCTGCTCCGAAGCGTGTAG
- a CDS encoding alpha-ketoacid dehydrogenase subunit beta yields the protein MTTAAVTAGERTAKAKPATMAQALGRALRDSMAEDPTVHVLGEDVGTLGGVFRITDGLAKEFGDERCTDTPLAEAGILGAAVGMAMYGLRPVVEMQFDAFAYPAFEQLISHVAKMRNRTGGAMPLPITVRVPYGGGIGGVEHHSDSSEAYYMATPGLHVVTPATVEDAYGLLRASIASDDPVVFLEPKRLYWSKADWSPEHPTAVEPIGRAVVRRPGRSATLITYGPSLPVCMEAAQAAVEEGWDLEVVDLRSLVPFDDETVAASVRRTGRAVVVHESTGFGGPGGEIAARITEQCFHHLEAPVLRVAGFDIPYPPPMQERHHLPGVDRVLDAVARLQWEADN from the coding sequence ATGACCACGGCAGCGGTGACGGCCGGGGAGCGGACGGCCAAGGCCAAGCCCGCCACCATGGCGCAGGCGCTGGGGCGCGCGCTGCGCGACTCGATGGCCGAGGACCCCACGGTGCACGTGCTCGGGGAGGACGTCGGGACGCTCGGCGGGGTCTTCCGGATCACCGACGGCCTGGCGAAGGAGTTCGGCGACGAGCGCTGCACGGACACCCCGCTCGCCGAGGCGGGCATCCTCGGGGCCGCGGTCGGCATGGCGATGTACGGCCTGCGGCCCGTGGTCGAGATGCAGTTCGACGCGTTCGCGTACCCGGCGTTCGAGCAGCTGATCAGCCACGTCGCCAAGATGCGGAACCGGACCGGGGGCGCGATGCCGCTCCCGATCACCGTCCGGGTGCCCTACGGCGGCGGCATCGGAGGCGTCGAGCACCACAGCGACTCCTCGGAGGCGTACTACATGGCGACCCCCGGTCTCCATGTCGTCACCCCGGCCACGGTCGAGGACGCGTACGGGCTGCTGCGGGCCTCGATCGCCTCGGACGACCCCGTGGTCTTCCTGGAGCCGAAGCGGCTGTACTGGTCGAAGGCCGACTGGTCGCCGGAGCACCCCACCGCCGTGGAGCCCATCGGCCGCGCCGTCGTGCGCCGACCCGGCCGCAGCGCGACCCTGATCACCTACGGGCCGTCCCTGCCGGTCTGCATGGAGGCCGCTCAGGCGGCGGTCGAAGAGGGCTGGGACCTCGAAGTGGTCGACCTGCGCTCGCTGGTCCCGTTCGACGACGAGACCGTCGCCGCCTCCGTCCGCCGCACCGGGCGCGCGGTCGTCGTCCACGAGTCCACCGGCTTCGGCGGGCCCGGCGGCGAGATCGCGGCCCGGATCACCGAGCAGTGCTTCCACCACCTGGAGGCGCCGGTGCTGCGGGTCGCCGGGTTCGACATCCCGTACCCGCCGCCGATGCAGGAGCGGCACCACCTTCCCGGTGTGGACCGGGTGCTCGACGCCGTCGCGCGGCTCCAGTGGGAGGCGGACAACTGA
- the pdhA gene encoding pyruvate dehydrogenase (acetyl-transferring) E1 component subunit alpha gives MTVQELPGAAAYRPTPPPAWKPLTDPAPLLPDPEPYRVLGTDAVADADPELLLRLYAELVRGRRYNAQATALTKQGRLAVYPSSTGQEACEIAAALVLEERDWLFPSYRDTLAAVARGLDPVEALTLLRGDRHTGYDPRTHRIAPLCTPLATQLPHAVGLAHAARLKGDDVVALAMVGDGGTSEGDFHEALNFAAVWKAPVVFLVQNNGFAISVPLAKQTAAPSLAHKAVGYGMPGRLVDGNDAAAVHQVLSEAVARARSGGGPTLVEAVTYRMDAHTNADDATRYRGDSEVEAWRDHDPVQLMERELTGRGLLDDEGVEEARAAAERMAAALRERMNADPELDPMDLFTHVYAEQTAQLREQAARLRQELAAENDQHGTEDGGTAR, from the coding sequence ATGACGGTCCAAGAGCTGCCCGGTGCGGCCGCCTACCGGCCCACGCCGCCCCCGGCCTGGAAGCCTCTGACCGATCCCGCGCCGCTGCTCCCGGACCCGGAGCCGTACCGGGTCCTCGGTACGGACGCGGTGGCCGACGCCGATCCCGAGCTGCTGCTGCGGCTCTACGCGGAGCTGGTGCGCGGGCGGCGGTACAACGCCCAGGCGACGGCCCTGACGAAGCAGGGCCGGCTGGCGGTCTACCCGTCGAGCACGGGCCAGGAGGCGTGCGAGATCGCGGCCGCCCTGGTGCTGGAGGAGCGGGACTGGCTCTTCCCCAGCTACCGCGACACGCTCGCGGCGGTGGCCCGGGGTCTCGACCCGGTCGAGGCGCTGACGCTGCTGCGGGGTGACCGGCACACCGGCTACGACCCGCGCACGCACCGCATCGCGCCGCTCTGCACCCCGCTCGCCACCCAGTTGCCGCATGCCGTGGGCCTGGCCCACGCGGCGCGGCTGAAGGGCGACGACGTGGTCGCGCTGGCGATGGTCGGTGACGGCGGCACCAGTGAGGGCGATTTCCACGAGGCGCTGAACTTCGCGGCGGTCTGGAAGGCCCCGGTGGTCTTCCTCGTGCAGAACAACGGCTTCGCCATCTCCGTACCGCTGGCCAAGCAGACGGCCGCGCCCTCCCTGGCCCACAAGGCGGTGGGGTACGGCATGCCCGGCCGGCTGGTCGACGGAAACGACGCGGCCGCGGTGCACCAGGTGCTCTCCGAGGCGGTCGCCCGGGCCCGGAGCGGTGGCGGTCCGACCCTGGTCGAGGCGGTCACGTACCGGATGGACGCCCATACGAACGCGGATGACGCGACCCGCTACCGCGGCGACAGCGAGGTCGAGGCGTGGCGGGACCACGACCCCGTCCAGCTCATGGAGCGCGAGCTGACCGGGCGCGGCCTGCTCGACGACGAGGGCGTGGAAGAGGCGCGGGCGGCCGCCGAGCGGATGGCGGCCGCGCTCCGGGAACGGATGAACGCGGACCCGGAGCTCGACCCGATGGACCTCTTCACCCATGTGTACGCGGAGCAGACGGCGCAGTTGCGGGAGCAGGCGGCCCGGCTGCGCCAGGAGCTGGCCGCGGAGAACGACCAGCACGGCACGGAAGACGGGGGAACGGCGCGATGA
- a CDS encoding Lrp/AsnC family transcriptional regulator codes for MADGAEGPGQVPPARPLDSIDHAILRLLQTDGRASIRSVADRVHVSRANAYARINRLIEDGVIRGFGARVNHERAGQGASAYITLKIVQNSWRTVREQLQALPGATHIALVSGDFDVLLLVHTPDNRTLRELVLTRIQAIPEVLSTRTLLVFEETDLDPGPDRPTELA; via the coding sequence ATGGCCGACGGGGCCGAGGGGCCGGGCCAGGTTCCACCGGCACGCCCGCTCGATTCCATCGACCACGCCATCCTGCGACTGCTCCAGACGGACGGCCGCGCCTCGATACGGTCGGTGGCCGACCGCGTCCACGTATCGCGCGCGAACGCGTACGCCCGGATCAACCGGCTCATCGAGGACGGGGTGATCCGGGGCTTCGGCGCACGGGTGAACCACGAGCGGGCGGGGCAGGGCGCCTCCGCGTACATCACGCTCAAGATCGTCCAGAACTCCTGGCGGACCGTCCGGGAACAGCTCCAGGCGCTGCCGGGAGCCACCCATATCGCGCTGGTCAGCGGCGACTTCGACGTCCTGCTCCTGGTGCACACACCGGACAACCGGACGCTGCGCGAGCTGGTGCTGACCCGTATTCAGGCCATTCCGGAAGTGCTCTCCACGCGCACGCTGCTGGTGTTCGAGGAAACGGACCTGGACCCGGGACCGGACCGCCCCACCGAGCTCGCCTGA